In Paraburkholderia phenazinium, the following are encoded in one genomic region:
- a CDS encoding flagella synthesis protein FlgN, with the protein MKDALLATVIDEYTTIEEFASVLVVEQKALTQVDPAEMLRPIVEKKTELVGKLATLEKLRDAQLAEMGFPGGWSGIELAAGRNPKLAAQWTLLQQSVERAHRSNKTNGVLIRTRMEYNQRALDVLQVRPPKPSLYGPDGRVPGFGAL; encoded by the coding sequence ATGAAAGACGCGCTGCTTGCCACCGTCATCGACGAGTACACCACCATCGAAGAATTCGCCTCGGTGCTGGTCGTCGAACAGAAGGCGTTGACCCAGGTGGATCCGGCCGAGATGCTGCGGCCGATCGTCGAAAAGAAAACCGAACTGGTTGGCAAGCTGGCGACGCTGGAGAAGCTGCGCGACGCCCAGCTCGCTGAAATGGGCTTTCCGGGTGGCTGGAGCGGCATCGAACTCGCCGCCGGCCGCAACCCGAAGCTCGCCGCGCAATGGACCTTGCTGCAGCAGTCCGTGGAGCGCGCGCATCGCTCCAACAAGACCAATGGCGTGCTGATCCGTACCCGCATGGAATACAACCAGCGCGCCCTCGACGTGCTGCAGGTTCGTCCGCCGAAACCTTCGCTCTACGGGCCGGATGGACGCGTGCCGGGGTTCGGCGCACTC
- the flgM gene encoding flagellar biosynthesis anti-sigma factor FlgM: protein MKIDSTTNTQPDSLTNGATRTQQDSLTPAATTAQGAASTAQAATGSGGDANVSLSGLSSDLRNLAASGSADIDTAHVESIKAAIQNGTLTIDPGKIADGVLETTRSLLQTRAPATGN from the coding sequence GTGAAAATCGATTCCACCACCAACACCCAGCCAGACAGCCTGACTAACGGCGCGACGCGTACGCAGCAGGACAGTCTGACTCCGGCGGCTACCACCGCCCAAGGCGCGGCATCCACCGCGCAAGCCGCCACCGGTTCGGGGGGCGACGCGAATGTGAGCCTGTCGGGCCTGTCGTCCGACCTGCGCAACCTGGCAGCATCGGGTTCGGCGGACATCGACACCGCTCACGTCGAATCGATCAAGGCGGCCATCCAGAATGGCACGCTGACCATCGATCCGGGCAAGATTGCTGACGGCGTGCTCGAAACCACGCGCAGCCTGCTGCAAACGAGAGCCCCGGCGACCGGCAATTAA